In Nocardioides sp. InS609-2, a single genomic region encodes these proteins:
- a CDS encoding asparaginase, which translates to MAELAVVRRGGFVESRHTGHVVALNRDGANAVVLGSVDEVILPRSTLKPLQALACLRAGAPLVGEEIAIAAGSHTGEDRHVDVVRRVLSRAGLGESDLGSPVDLPEHEPTRQAVLARGGGPDRLRMNCSGKHAAMLLACATQGWDTAGYLDPGHPLQLLVREVVEEMTGEPVRHVTVDGCGAPLFGVTVRGLAASFRTLVLADKDTEASAVSSAMRAHPFFVGGTPHPNSDAMRMVPGLLAKGGAEGVIAMAAPTGEAVAIKVADGNPRATTLVALAALRAVGVDISGATPLMDQPVFGGGVRVGEIDLGADVLGLPGRAA; encoded by the coding sequence ATGGCTGAGCTGGCCGTCGTACGTCGCGGTGGGTTCGTGGAGAGCCGGCACACCGGTCACGTCGTCGCGCTGAACCGAGACGGCGCCAACGCTGTCGTCCTCGGGTCGGTCGACGAGGTGATCCTGCCCCGATCCACGCTGAAGCCGCTGCAGGCGCTGGCGTGCCTGCGCGCCGGCGCCCCGCTGGTAGGCGAGGAGATTGCCATCGCGGCCGGCAGCCACACCGGCGAGGACCGCCACGTTGACGTCGTACGCCGTGTCCTGTCCCGTGCGGGACTCGGCGAGAGCGACCTCGGCTCTCCGGTGGACCTGCCCGAGCACGAGCCCACTCGGCAGGCCGTGCTGGCTCGCGGCGGCGGCCCGGATCGGCTGCGGATGAACTGCTCGGGCAAGCACGCCGCCATGCTGTTGGCCTGCGCCACACAAGGCTGGGACACCGCCGGCTACCTCGACCCGGGCCACCCACTGCAACTTCTGGTCCGCGAGGTCGTGGAGGAAATGACGGGCGAACCGGTTCGCCACGTCACCGTCGACGGCTGCGGTGCGCCGCTGTTCGGGGTCACGGTGCGCGGGCTCGCGGCGTCGTTCCGGACACTGGTCCTCGCCGACAAAGACACCGAGGCTTCCGCAGTTAGCTCGGCCATGCGCGCCCACCCCTTCTTCGTAGGCGGCACCCCTCACCCAAACTCGGATGCCATGCGCATGGTCCCCGGCCTGCTCGCCAAGGGCGGAGCCGAGGGGGTGATCGCGATGGCCGCCCCGACCGGCGAGGCCGTGGCGATCAAGGTGGCCGACGGTAACCCGCGCGCAACCACCTTGGTTGCTCTGGCGGCACTGCGCGCGGTCGGTGTGGACATCTCCGGGGCCACCCCGCTCATGGACCAGCCGGTGTTCGGCGGTGGCGTTCGTGTCGGTGAGATCGACCTCGGCGCCGACGTGCTGGGCCTACCGGGACGTGCCGCATGA
- a CDS encoding copper homeostasis protein CutC produces the protein MTAVEICVDDVGGTAAARRGGAQRVEVCGCLSEGGTTPTVGFLRQAAREAGPLGLQVLVRPRGGDFVYSRAELDVMLEDIAATRSTLTDDERVGFTLGALTPSGDLDDAALAELVAACSPCPVTFHKAFDTALAEGLDAGRLLTRLVDLGMAAVLSSGGDGPAIDHLDSLADLVRAAGDRIRVVVAGGVRPGNVAAVLAATGCREVHLRAPVVVSSRSAAGSTQYDDGSRAVTSEQVVANVMAAVRHFEARL, from the coding sequence ATGACCGCGGTGGAGATCTGTGTCGACGATGTAGGGGGCACGGCTGCAGCCCGCCGTGGCGGTGCGCAGAGGGTGGAGGTGTGCGGCTGTCTCTCCGAGGGCGGCACCACGCCAACCGTCGGCTTCCTGCGCCAAGCTGCCCGAGAGGCGGGGCCGCTGGGCCTCCAGGTGCTGGTCCGGCCTCGCGGTGGCGACTTCGTCTACTCCCGCGCCGAGCTCGACGTGATGCTGGAGGACATAGCGGCGACCCGTTCGACCCTCACTGACGATGAGCGGGTGGGTTTCACGCTGGGTGCGCTCACCCCGTCCGGCGATCTCGACGATGCGGCGCTGGCTGAGTTGGTCGCGGCGTGCAGCCCCTGTCCGGTCACCTTCCACAAGGCCTTCGACACCGCGTTGGCGGAGGGCCTCGACGCCGGACGTCTACTGACCCGGCTCGTCGACCTGGGGATGGCCGCGGTGCTCTCGTCGGGTGGCGACGGGCCGGCGATCGACCACCTGGACTCCCTGGCCGACCTGGTTCGCGCCGCTGGCGACCGGATCCGGGTCGTCGTGGCAGGCGGGGTCCGCCCGGGGAACGTCGCCGCGGTGCTGGCCGCCACCGGGTGTCGTGAAGTGCACTTGCGAGCCCCTGTGGTCGTCAGCTCGCGGAGCGCGGCTGGCTCGACCCAGTACGACGACGGGTCGCGGGCCGTGACCAGCGAGCAGGTTGTCGCGAACGTGATGGCGGCTGTCAGGCACTTCGAGGCCAGGCTGTGA
- a CDS encoding ROK family protein — protein sequence MIRSALLAIDVGGTTVKSAIVDESGRVLARHSVPTGRGEAAQAAVRDAATHLAARARHLGLSLVGAGVVSPGIIDREQGVVHYASNLDWADVSLRAVVGSVVDVPVAVGHDAQAAGEAEWSLGAARGSRDFIHFSVGTGIAASIVVAGTRISGSAGGAGELGHTPVHPGGEKCPCGQRGCLEVYASGGGVARRYFTLSGRTATAREVVQLLDRDPAARQVWDDAVAAWVTSLATCALVLEPELVVLGGGLAQAGEALLGPVRDGLARALTWRSPPALRVSTLGTDAATLGAALMAARVARVATASSPVDH from the coding sequence GTGATCCGCTCGGCGTTGCTGGCGATCGACGTCGGCGGCACCACGGTGAAGTCAGCGATCGTCGACGAGAGCGGGCGCGTGCTTGCGCGGCACTCGGTCCCCACGGGGCGCGGCGAAGCGGCCCAGGCTGCGGTGCGTGACGCCGCGACGCACCTGGCCGCTCGGGCGCGTCACCTTGGTCTGTCCCTTGTCGGTGCCGGCGTCGTCTCCCCCGGGATCATTGACCGGGAACAGGGCGTGGTTCACTACGCCTCGAACCTCGACTGGGCCGACGTCTCGCTGCGAGCAGTGGTCGGATCCGTGGTGGACGTGCCGGTAGCAGTGGGCCACGACGCGCAGGCCGCCGGCGAGGCCGAGTGGTCACTTGGCGCGGCGCGCGGGAGTCGTGATTTCATCCACTTCTCCGTCGGGACCGGTATCGCGGCGAGCATTGTGGTCGCCGGCACCCGCATCAGCGGCAGTGCCGGCGGGGCCGGGGAACTGGGGCATACGCCCGTGCATCCCGGTGGTGAGAAGTGTCCCTGCGGGCAGCGCGGGTGCCTGGAGGTCTACGCTTCAGGAGGCGGGGTGGCTCGGCGCTACTTCACGCTTTCAGGGCGCACCGCGACGGCTCGCGAGGTCGTGCAGCTGCTCGACAGGGATCCGGCGGCGCGGCAAGTTTGGGACGACGCGGTGGCGGCATGGGTGACCAGTTTGGCGACCTGCGCCTTGGTGCTCGAGCCCGAGCTCGTCGTTCTCGGCGGGGGCCTTGCCCAGGCCGGGGAGGCGCTGCTCGGCCCGGTCCGCGACGGTCTAGCCCGAGCGTTGACCTGGCGCTCGCCACCTGCCTTGCGCGTCTCGACGCTCGGCACGGACGCCGCCACCCTGGGCGCCGCGCTGATGGCCGCACGTGTTGCCCGAGTCGCCACCGCGAGCAGCCCTGTCGACCACTGA
- a CDS encoding FAD-dependent oxidoreductase, whose translation MRVVVIGAGIIGAACARTLARAGANVLVVDRGSAAGGTSAACEGNILVSDKTPGAELDLALLGSRRWAEVAEELADELADTVPSIEFERKGGVVVSSTGEGARALRRFCARQRTAGVVVEDLDPIAMYELEPDLSPDVVAGAYYPQDAQVQPTTAVEALLASARRAGARVRTHELVVGPLLAPDGAIRGVRTRLAAHEADVVVNAAGPWSGAVAEKLGVHLPVLPRRGMVLVTTRMPHRVFHKVYDADYVGATQSDDAGLQTSTVVESTASGTVLIGSSRERVGFDETVDPSVAAAIAVKAIGVFPFLAQAQLLRAYVGFRPYLPDHLPLVGPDARLPGLFHVTGHEGAGIGLSVPSADLLAAQVLGLPLPFDASPFLLDRPSLAAHLQSVA comes from the coding sequence ATGCGCGTGGTCGTCATTGGGGCAGGCATCATCGGGGCCGCGTGCGCCCGGACGCTGGCCCGCGCCGGAGCCAACGTGCTCGTCGTGGACAGGGGTTCTGCGGCCGGTGGCACCTCGGCGGCCTGCGAGGGCAACATCCTGGTCTCCGACAAGACCCCCGGCGCCGAGCTCGACCTGGCCCTGCTCGGCTCACGCCGGTGGGCCGAGGTTGCCGAGGAGCTCGCTGACGAGCTGGCGGACACGGTTCCGTCGATCGAATTCGAACGCAAGGGCGGCGTGGTCGTCTCCAGCACCGGTGAGGGAGCCCGCGCGCTGCGAAGGTTCTGCGCACGGCAGCGGACGGCGGGTGTCGTCGTCGAGGATCTGGACCCGATAGCAATGTACGAGCTCGAGCCGGATCTCTCCCCGGACGTGGTTGCAGGTGCCTACTACCCGCAGGACGCCCAGGTGCAGCCCACCACCGCCGTCGAGGCGCTGCTCGCCTCCGCCCGGCGAGCCGGCGCTCGCGTGCGCACCCACGAGCTGGTGGTCGGGCCGCTGCTGGCCCCCGACGGAGCCATCCGCGGCGTGCGCACCCGCCTGGCTGCCCACGAGGCCGATGTCGTGGTCAATGCCGCCGGTCCCTGGTCGGGTGCCGTGGCGGAGAAGCTCGGCGTCCATCTCCCGGTGCTGCCCCGCCGCGGCATGGTGCTGGTCACCACCCGGATGCCGCACCGCGTCTTCCACAAGGTCTACGACGCGGACTACGTCGGCGCCACTCAGTCCGATGATGCCGGCCTGCAGACCTCGACGGTCGTGGAGTCCACGGCTTCGGGCACCGTGCTGATCGGCTCCTCGCGAGAGCGAGTCGGTTTCGACGAGACCGTGGACCCCAGCGTCGCGGCGGCGATCGCGGTCAAGGCGATCGGGGTGTTCCCGTTCCTGGCGCAGGCTCAGCTGCTACGCGCCTACGTCGGCTTCCGTCCCTATCTCCCCGACCATCTACCGTTGGTCGGACCCGACGCGCGGCTGCCGGGGCTCTTCCACGTCACGGGGCACGAGGGTGCCGGGATCGGCCTCTCGGTGCCGTCGGCTGATCTGCTCGCCGCTCAGGTGCTAGGCCTCCCGCTGCCGTTCGACGCCTCACCGTTCTTACTCGACCGACCCTCGCTGGCCGCCCACCTGCAGTCTGTGGCATGA
- a CDS encoding (2Fe-2S)-binding protein yields the protein MTTSSTPSAREPGAEVQIQFEGHRYAGVRGQTVAGILLGNGVRAWRTTSAGERPRGAFCGIGVCFDCLVTVDGQRDVRACLRRPEGGELVTRQHDLLPGRQGEDADNDC from the coding sequence ATGACCACCAGCAGCACGCCTTCCGCCCGCGAGCCCGGAGCCGAGGTGCAGATCCAGTTCGAGGGCCACCGCTACGCCGGGGTGCGCGGCCAGACAGTGGCCGGGATCCTGCTGGGCAACGGCGTCCGTGCCTGGCGCACCACCTCCGCGGGAGAGCGGCCGCGTGGGGCGTTCTGCGGCATCGGGGTGTGCTTCGACTGCCTCGTCACCGTCGACGGGCAACGTGACGTCCGAGCGTGCCTGCGTCGTCCCGAGGGCGGTGAGCTGGTCACGCGGCAGCACGACCTGCTTCCGGGCCGCCAGGGTGAGGACGCCGACAATGACTGCTGA
- a CDS encoding NAD(P)/FAD-dependent oxidoreductase: MTAEVLVIGAGPAGLCAAAAAREAGAEVRLLDAADATGGQYWRDLPVSRSDGSESSLHHDWAHYVRLRDSLESDPGVRVDLGAHVWALGRDDRGIRVDVVHGQADGTERATERIRTRSLVLATGAYDRALPIPGWTLPGVFTAGAAQALAKGERVAVGKRVIVAGAGPFLLPVSQALGQTGARVVAVVEAGRPGHLARAWLRRPSELLAARGKAAELGGYVWDMLRRRVPYRAGHGVVEIHGRHEVEAVTIARLDARWRPIAGTERRFDCDAVCLGHGFTPRLELAIAAGCRLDERRFVEVDDAQLTTVPGVYAAGELTGIGGADLAQAEGRIAGWAAAGGALDADPLAPARRARSRMRGFAARIEDAHGIGADWPRWLRDDTVVCRCEEVDRATLRRVAAGTDASGLRSLKLTTRAGLGACQGRVCGRTVEQLLAAHLTTPGGTRSEVVGTDRRPVAAPLRLGELARYGEPSATPSCSAPQKEQP; encoded by the coding sequence ATGACTGCTGAGGTGCTTGTGATCGGTGCCGGGCCGGCGGGCCTCTGCGCCGCCGCGGCTGCACGCGAGGCGGGCGCCGAGGTACGACTGCTCGACGCTGCGGACGCCACAGGCGGCCAGTACTGGCGAGACCTGCCCGTCAGCCGGTCCGACGGCAGCGAGTCCTCGCTGCACCACGACTGGGCGCACTACGTCAGGCTCCGCGACTCCCTCGAGAGTGATCCAGGGGTCCGGGTCGACCTCGGTGCCCACGTCTGGGCGCTCGGCCGCGACGACCGAGGCATCCGCGTCGACGTCGTCCACGGGCAAGCCGACGGCACTGAGCGCGCCACCGAGCGGATCCGGACCCGAAGCCTCGTGCTCGCCACCGGGGCCTACGACCGGGCGTTGCCGATCCCCGGCTGGACCCTGCCCGGGGTGTTCACCGCCGGTGCGGCCCAGGCTTTGGCCAAGGGCGAGCGGGTTGCGGTGGGGAAGCGGGTGATCGTGGCCGGCGCGGGACCGTTCCTCCTGCCGGTCAGCCAGGCGCTGGGCCAGACCGGGGCCCGAGTCGTGGCCGTCGTCGAGGCCGGTCGCCCCGGTCATCTGGCGCGGGCTTGGCTGCGCCGCCCCAGCGAGCTCCTCGCCGCGCGTGGCAAGGCTGCTGAGCTCGGCGGCTACGTCTGGGACATGCTCCGCCGGCGGGTGCCCTACCGCGCCGGTCACGGAGTCGTCGAGATCCATGGCAGGCACGAGGTCGAGGCCGTCACCATTGCTCGCCTGGACGCCCGGTGGCGCCCGATCGCGGGTACCGAGCGGCGCTTCGACTGCGATGCGGTGTGCCTGGGCCACGGGTTCACCCCGCGTCTCGAGCTGGCGATCGCGGCCGGTTGCCGACTCGACGAGCGGCGCTTCGTCGAGGTCGACGACGCCCAGCTAACGACGGTGCCGGGTGTGTACGCCGCGGGCGAGCTGACCGGCATCGGCGGCGCCGACCTGGCCCAGGCCGAAGGACGGATCGCGGGCTGGGCGGCTGCTGGCGGCGCCCTGGACGCGGACCCGCTGGCACCGGCACGCCGTGCCCGTAGCCGCATGCGGGGGTTCGCGGCCCGAATCGAGGACGCCCACGGCATCGGTGCCGACTGGCCGCGCTGGCTTCGCGACGACACCGTGGTGTGTCGCTGCGAGGAGGTCGACCGGGCCACGCTGCGCCGCGTGGCCGCGGGCACCGACGCCAGCGGGCTGCGCTCGTTGAAGCTGACCACCCGCGCAGGGCTCGGTGCCTGTCAGGGCCGGGTCTGCGGGCGCACTGTCGAGCAGCTTCTCGCCGCTCACCTGACCACTCCCGGTGGCACCCGGTCGGAGGTGGTCGGCACCGACCGCCGTCCGGTCGCAGCCCCCCTCCGACTCGGTGAGCTAGCCCGCTACGGCGAGCCCTCCGCGACTCCATCCTGCTCGGCCCCACAGAAGGAACAACCCTGA
- a CDS encoding dihydrodipicolinate synthase family protein — protein MKTTDLGGVVVATTLAFKPDDSAPAGLAVDFDKFGEHVDMLMSNGCHGVGPNGSLGEYSSLSDEERRKVIQVAVDAVAGRGLVIAGCHGVGWPQARVWAERAQSDGADAVLLLPPTMYRANDDEVIEHYARVADVGLPIMAYNNPFDTKVDLVPSLVARIAEIPEVVAIKEFSGDVRRVFEIKELCDIDVVAGADDVLFELLVDGAVGWFAGYPNAFPKEAVELYDLCRAGDYAAARSLYAQLVAVFRWDSRTEFVQAIKLSMDICGRSYGGPTRPPRGPLSEEHAARVKADTERALAAIDAR, from the coding sequence ATGAAGACCACTGACCTGGGCGGCGTCGTCGTCGCCACCACCTTGGCGTTCAAACCCGACGACTCCGCGCCCGCGGGGCTCGCGGTCGACTTCGACAAGTTCGGCGAGCACGTCGACATGCTGATGAGCAACGGCTGTCACGGCGTCGGCCCCAACGGCTCCCTTGGGGAGTACTCCTCGCTGAGCGACGAGGAGCGCCGCAAGGTGATCCAGGTGGCCGTCGACGCAGTCGCCGGGCGCGGCCTCGTGATTGCCGGATGCCACGGCGTCGGGTGGCCCCAGGCCCGGGTCTGGGCCGAACGCGCCCAGAGCGACGGTGCGGACGCCGTACTCCTGCTGCCTCCGACGATGTATCGCGCCAACGACGACGAGGTGATCGAGCACTACGCCCGCGTCGCTGACGTGGGCCTGCCGATCATGGCCTACAACAACCCCTTCGACACCAAGGTCGACCTGGTGCCCTCCTTGGTCGCCCGGATCGCGGAGATCCCCGAGGTGGTGGCGATCAAGGAGTTCTCCGGAGACGTACGTCGGGTCTTCGAGATCAAGGAGCTGTGCGACATCGACGTCGTCGCCGGCGCGGACGACGTCCTCTTCGAGTTGCTGGTCGACGGGGCCGTGGGCTGGTTCGCGGGCTACCCCAACGCGTTCCCCAAGGAGGCTGTCGAGCTTTACGACCTGTGTCGGGCCGGGGACTACGCCGCGGCGCGGAGCCTCTACGCGCAGCTCGTCGCGGTGTTCCGCTGGGACTCGCGCACCGAGTTCGTCCAAGCCATCAAGCTCTCCATGGACATCTGCGGTCGATCCTACGGTGGGCCTACGCGTCCCCCCCGCGGACCACTGAGCGAGGAGCACGCGGCCCGGGTCAAGGCCGACACCGAACGAGCTCTGGCGGCTATCGACGCCAGGTGA
- a CDS encoding proline racemase family protein, whose translation MRTIRTFHAVDSHTEGMPTRVIVGGMGVIPGATMNDKRLHFIEYLDDVRRLLMSEPRGHASMSGAILQPPTREDCDWGVVYIEASGCLPMCGHGTMGVATVLVETGMVPAVEPVTEIRLDTPAGVVVARVSVEHGRAASVTLANVPSFVERLDQTIEVARIGQVPYSVAFGGNFYALVDLEDVGLPFDRSRSHEILSAGLSIMEAINATAPPRHPSIEGVNHVHHVEFIAPGSDARLSRHAMAIHPGWFDRSPCGTGTCARMAELHARGELALDTDFVNESFIGSQFTGRLIATTTVGGLAAVIPEITGRAWITGTAQYQLDPTDPFPAGFDF comes from the coding sequence ATGCGTACGATCCGCACCTTCCACGCCGTTGACTCACACACCGAGGGGATGCCCACCCGGGTGATCGTCGGTGGGATGGGCGTCATTCCCGGGGCGACGATGAACGATAAGCGGCTGCACTTCATCGAGTACCTCGACGACGTCCGTCGGCTGCTGATGAGCGAGCCGCGTGGTCACGCCTCGATGTCCGGCGCGATTCTGCAACCGCCCACCCGCGAGGACTGCGACTGGGGAGTGGTCTACATCGAGGCGAGCGGCTGCCTGCCGATGTGCGGTCACGGCACGATGGGGGTGGCCACGGTCCTGGTGGAGACCGGGATGGTGCCGGCCGTCGAGCCGGTCACCGAGATCCGCCTGGACACCCCCGCCGGGGTCGTGGTGGCACGGGTGTCTGTCGAGCACGGTCGGGCGGCCTCGGTGACGCTGGCCAACGTGCCCAGCTTCGTCGAGCGGCTGGACCAGACGATCGAGGTCGCCCGGATCGGCCAGGTGCCCTACTCCGTCGCCTTCGGCGGCAACTTCTACGCCCTGGTCGATCTCGAGGACGTGGGTCTGCCTTTCGACCGCTCCCGAAGCCACGAAATCCTGAGCGCCGGGCTCTCCATCATGGAGGCCATCAATGCGACAGCCCCGCCGCGGCACCCGTCGATTGAGGGCGTGAACCACGTCCACCACGTCGAGTTCATCGCTCCCGGCTCCGACGCCCGGCTCTCCCGACACGCGATGGCCATCCACCCCGGTTGGTTCGACCGGTCCCCGTGCGGCACCGGCACCTGCGCGCGGATGGCTGAGCTGCACGCACGCGGCGAACTCGCATTGGACACCGACTTCGTCAACGAGTCCTTCATCGGCTCGCAGTTCACCGGCCGGCTGATCGCCACCACCACCGTCGGCGGCCTGGCTGCGGTGATCCCCGAGATCACCGGCCGCGCCTGGATCACCGGCACCGCCCAGTACCAGCTTGACCCGACGGATCCGTTTCCTGCCGGCTTCGACTTCTAG
- a CDS encoding aldehyde dehydrogenase (NADP(+)) — translation MTHTQTDNGGAALDAVLSAAAQSAAAFAATAPRERAAALVRIADRLDAAVAEIVRIGGEETALPEGRLRGELNRTTAQLRLFAEVVMEGAYFDARIDEADADYVVGPRPDVRRVNVPLGPVLVFAASNFPLAFSVAGGDTAAALAAGCPVVVKAHDGHPRLSDLTARIVTEALAESALPSGVFALISERDDATAALQDPRIRAASFTGSTAVGRMLADLAATRPDPIPFFGELGSVNPVFVTPAALAADGERIAKEYVASVTGSAGQLCTKPGFCFVPDIAPMRAGITAALKGLGETRLLTPSISTGYAQRRAALMSASGVEIVAEGGLRTDEDGFAWVVPTVLTVGLADLEKAGDAVLDETFGPLSVLVTYDERAALPAVAERIFPGNLTATLHLAADEDPGPWEALVAALGRTSGRVLFRGWPTGVSVTAAMQHGGPHPATTSDATSVGTAAIGRFLRAVCFQNAPAAFLPAALREDNPWGVPQRRSPAGLSHDWGTLTGRY, via the coding sequence ATGACGCACACCCAAACAGACAACGGCGGCGCCGCACTCGACGCCGTCCTTTCCGCCGCCGCTCAGAGCGCCGCGGCGTTCGCGGCCACCGCGCCTCGCGAACGCGCTGCCGCCCTGGTTCGGATCGCCGACCGGCTCGACGCCGCGGTGGCGGAGATCGTCCGGATCGGCGGTGAGGAGACCGCGCTGCCCGAGGGCCGGCTCCGTGGCGAGCTCAACCGCACCACCGCCCAACTCCGGCTCTTCGCCGAGGTGGTGATGGAGGGGGCGTACTTCGACGCCCGGATCGACGAGGCCGACGCCGACTACGTGGTCGGTCCCCGCCCCGACGTGCGCCGTGTCAACGTGCCACTCGGCCCGGTGCTGGTCTTCGCCGCCTCGAACTTCCCGCTCGCCTTCTCCGTCGCCGGGGGTGACACCGCCGCCGCGCTCGCTGCTGGCTGCCCCGTGGTGGTCAAGGCGCACGACGGCCACCCTCGACTCAGCGACCTCACCGCGCGGATCGTGACTGAGGCGCTCGCCGAGTCCGCTCTGCCGTCCGGGGTGTTCGCACTGATCAGTGAGCGCGACGATGCCACCGCGGCGCTGCAGGACCCGCGAATCCGCGCCGCCAGCTTCACGGGCTCGACGGCCGTGGGCCGGATGCTCGCCGACCTGGCCGCCACCAGGCCTGATCCGATCCCGTTCTTCGGCGAGCTGGGTAGCGTCAACCCGGTCTTCGTGACACCTGCGGCACTCGCCGCCGACGGCGAGCGGATCGCGAAGGAGTACGTCGCCTCCGTCACCGGGTCCGCCGGTCAGCTATGCACCAAGCCCGGCTTCTGCTTCGTGCCCGACATCGCGCCGATGCGGGCCGGGATCACCGCGGCGCTCAAGGGGCTGGGCGAGACCCGCCTGCTGACCCCCAGCATCTCGACGGGCTACGCCCAGCGCCGCGCCGCGCTGATGTCTGCTTCCGGGGTCGAGATAGTCGCCGAAGGTGGTCTGCGCACCGACGAGGACGGCTTCGCCTGGGTGGTCCCTACCGTGCTGACGGTCGGCCTCGCCGACCTGGAGAAGGCCGGCGACGCCGTGCTCGACGAGACGTTCGGGCCTCTGTCCGTGCTCGTCACCTACGATGAGCGGGCAGCGCTGCCCGCTGTCGCCGAGCGGATCTTCCCGGGCAATCTGACGGCGACCCTGCACCTGGCCGCGGACGAGGATCCTGGACCGTGGGAAGCCCTGGTCGCTGCGCTGGGCCGGACCTCCGGTCGCGTCTTGTTCCGGGGCTGGCCGACAGGCGTCTCAGTCACTGCGGCCATGCAGCACGGGGGACCCCATCCGGCCACGACGAGCGACGCCACCTCGGTCGGGACGGCCGCGATCGGCCGCTTCCTGCGCGCCGTCTGCTTCCAGAACGCTCCGGCAGCGTTTCTCCCAGCCGCGCTGCGCGAGGACAATCCGTGGGGCGTTCCGCAACGCCGCAGCCCCGCGGGTCTCTCGCACGACTGGGGAACGCTGACCGGCCGCTACTGA
- a CDS encoding ornithine cyclodeaminase family protein — translation MPFYDASTIRDALRPRAAVQALADALHHGLDPAAAAPRSIVPVEHGELLLMPGECAGAVGVKIATAAPGNAALGLPRIQGLYVLVDARTLTPRALLDGIELTLLRTPAVSLLAVRDRLTAAAEPLHLVVVGTGPQAVRHVETTYDVLEAVRPIASVTYLSRHPECFVPPPARAAALVLPLGGAASDEAIAGAGLVVCATSTRTPLFDGAVVSDDAVLVAVGSHDPLARELDEQLMGRSHVVVEDVETALREAGDCVQAMAAGTLRRDSLIPLTAALADPEGLTRDRPLVFKSTGMGWQDAVVAAAVMAAIERVGE, via the coding sequence GTGCCGTTCTACGACGCCAGCACCATCCGCGACGCGCTGCGACCGCGCGCGGCGGTGCAGGCGCTGGCCGACGCCCTGCACCACGGGCTCGACCCTGCCGCCGCAGCGCCTCGCAGCATCGTGCCGGTCGAACACGGGGAGCTGCTGCTCATGCCCGGGGAGTGCGCCGGCGCGGTCGGAGTGAAGATCGCGACCGCTGCCCCCGGCAACGCCGCGCTAGGTCTGCCACGGATCCAGGGCCTCTACGTGCTGGTCGATGCTCGTACCCTCACTCCCCGAGCCTTGCTGGACGGCATCGAGCTGACCTTGCTGCGTACGCCGGCTGTCTCCTTGCTGGCGGTCCGCGACCGACTCACAGCTGCGGCTGAACCGCTGCACCTGGTGGTGGTCGGAACCGGTCCGCAGGCTGTCCGGCACGTCGAGACGACGTACGACGTCCTCGAAGCGGTGCGCCCCATCGCCTCGGTCACCTACCTCAGCCGCCACCCGGAGTGCTTCGTGCCACCTCCTGCCAGGGCAGCCGCTCTGGTGCTGCCGCTCGGCGGCGCGGCATCCGACGAGGCGATCGCAGGGGCCGGCCTCGTGGTGTGCGCCACCTCGACCCGGACCCCCTTGTTCGACGGCGCCGTGGTCAGCGACGACGCGGTGCTGGTCGCGGTGGGTTCCCACGACCCGCTGGCCCGCGAGCTCGACGAGCAGCTGATGGGGCGCTCCCATGTCGTGGTCGAGGACGTGGAGACCGCCCTGCGCGAGGCCGGGGACTGCGTCCAGGCGATGGCGGCCGGCACGCTGCGCCGCGACTCGTTGATCCCGCTCACCGCGGCACTCGCCGATCCTGAGGGGCTCACCAGGGACCGGCCCCTGGTCTTCAAGTCGACCGGCATGGGCTGGCAGGACGCCGTCGTGGCTGCGGCCGTGATGGCCGCAATCGAGCGAGTGGGCGAGTGA
- a CDS encoding GntR family transcriptional regulator, whose product MDEIEGVEVVRVDPPVGVIRRSSVREDIVEALRAALISGSMRPGEVYSAPALASDFGVSATPVREAMLELVREDMVEVLPNKGFRVRRPTDAELDELVEMRLLLEVPIMGRVAAAYVEQQRPRLEELRRLAVQIEGAAAEGNLVEYIQLDTEFHTGFLALHGNASLVQTVRGLRGRSRLYGLETLSRSGRLVETVREHAELIDRAIDSDVAGIEELTTRHIGRVRTIWASGERRPPSS is encoded by the coding sequence TTGGACGAAATCGAGGGAGTAGAAGTGGTGCGAGTCGATCCCCCCGTCGGGGTCATCCGGCGCTCGAGCGTGCGCGAGGACATCGTCGAGGCGCTCCGAGCAGCGCTGATCTCGGGATCGATGCGACCGGGCGAGGTCTACTCGGCACCGGCGCTGGCCAGTGACTTCGGGGTGTCCGCGACCCCGGTCCGCGAGGCGATGCTCGAGCTGGTCCGCGAGGACATGGTCGAGGTGCTGCCCAACAAGGGGTTCAGGGTCCGCCGGCCCACCGACGCCGAGCTCGATGAGCTGGTGGAGATGCGGTTGCTGCTCGAGGTGCCCATCATGGGACGAGTGGCAGCGGCCTACGTCGAGCAGCAGCGGCCCCGGCTGGAGGAACTGCGCCGACTCGCCGTTCAGATCGAAGGGGCCGCCGCCGAGGGCAATCTCGTGGAATACATCCAGTTGGACACCGAGTTCCACACCGGGTTCCTCGCCCTGCACGGCAACGCGTCATTGGTACAGACCGTGCGCGGCCTGCGGGGGCGCAGCCGGCTCTACGGTCTGGAGACCCTGTCTCGTAGCGGCCGACTGGTTGAGACAGTCCGGGAGCACGCCGAGCTGATCGATCGCGCCATCGACAGCGACGTCGCGGGCATCGAGGAGCTCACCACCCGGCACATCGGGCGGGTCCGGACCATCTGGGCCTCCGGTGAGCGACGCCCTCCCTCGAGCTGA